Sequence from the Salvelinus namaycush isolate Seneca chromosome 24, SaNama_1.0, whole genome shotgun sequence genome:
TGttgcactgtaaataaatacagtataacAATATGCCGTACTGTAAGATGTATGTAAACACTAGTATTTGTTACTGACCCTGAAGAAGATGACAATGGCAGCCACTAGGACCCCAACACTCTGTAGGAGGTCTCCCAACACGTGAATGAAGGCTGCTCTCACACTGGTGTTGCCATGGCCATGACCCAGAAGGGCATGGGAGTGGCCGTGACCCACATGGGAGTGGCTGTGACTCATATGGGAGTGGCTGTGACCCACAGGGCTCTGTCCGTTCTCGTCTATCTGCTGGTAGCCTGAGCCTTGGGCGTGGAAGGTGGTAGAGTGGTGGAGGATGTACGCCATGCTACAGGACAGAGGGAATAGAGAATGCTACATGTCAATAGTCTAAAGTTCCTCATAGTTTTTATTAAATTCATATGCTCTGGGGGGGAAAGACAGCATAGTTGAATGAAATATGTCTGACTCCAGCTGTTATTTGCATCACTTTGTGTAGTTTTTCCAGATTAAGCCGTGATAATGAACCCCTCACATGATGTTTACTATGACGGCACAGCCGGAGGTGATGAGCATCGCTTGACTGTTGATCTCATAGTCGTTCCTGACTATCCTCTCGATGGCCAGGTACACCAGAACCCCAGTCACTATCCAGATGGACATCACTGACACCAGGGCTCCTAGGATCTCTGTGGGGGTTGGAGACAGTGACGATCAGTATCACACATCCAATGACCCCTGGAAAGGTAATTTTAGAGCCTTGTGACCCTGGCTATTATCATTCAGCTATTACAACATTCGCCATGCAATCTGGAGGTTAAATGGTAAAAGAGAAAGTACATTCACAGATGTTTTAAGGTGATATGTCATGGGCCTAACCTGAGCGGTGCCATCCAAAGGTCATGGTTTTGGTGGGCGGTCTGGAGGAGATCCACAGGGAGAAGAGACTGACCATCATGCTGCCAAAGTCAGTCAGGAGGTGAGCTGCATCTGTCATGATAGCCAAACTGTGGGCCAGGTAGCCACCTATAGACACATTGACACAATGGAGATGTCTCAGAGGCAGGCACACATCAGATCCATGTTTTAGATGCTATTGATGATGAATAGGTCTCATGAATGGAAAATACAGACTGTGTGTTTGAACAACTAAACTATTATATTTTGATTCCAATGACAGCTAAATCGAATTTCACTTAAAGGGTGGCTGAACTTCCTAATTTAGCCTCATTTTAGATTTAtttcattaagaaatgctagcgaCCATGTCTGAATTCAAACGTGAGTTCGTTTCAAGGTGTGGCTTGATGTTGGTGTCTCTTTTGTGTGTTTGTAAATGAACTGGCTGGTGACTGTGGCAAAATGGTTTGGCTTTGGATTTCCTATCTCCAGGATTAGTTAGGGGCTGCCAATAAATTGCACCATGTAAATgagacaatattttcatgttgcacacctttaagttctcattaaatgctttcaatatttgtatatacatttttacaatttATAGTTGGTGGCCAcgtcacatggtcaggaaaagCTCCTGGCCCTAGGTATGAAATAGCATTTTAGACTGATTAATAATATCTTCCAGCCTTACCTATGACCTCTCCAATCATGAAGATGAGGCACACAATGGAGGCGACGTACAGCTTCTTCTTAGCCAGAAGCTTGTCATGGTTCTCCTCACTCACTGCTTTGTTACCATGGCAATGGGTGCCAACAGGCTGCTTCTTCAGCTTGGTGGCACCAGTCGCATCTCCGTTTTCAAACGGGAAGTTGGGATAGTCTTCTTTGGATTCTGGAAAGGAACTGAAAAAGATCAAAGATTATGAATACATTAggactagtggatatatggaggttgaaaaaccctgacctagtgagatattcTTGGatgaggcttaatcaagctagccgTCTTGATTACTTCCTAGTCTCGTTCTTGCTGGCATCAAACGTTTTAAAAAGTATTAATAGGAGACCGAATGCGATCGGACCACCATCTAATTGGCTTCCAtataactcttacagaatttACACATGGATGGGGATATAGGAAATTttatcaaagcctattggatgataatttgttcttaactaagacaaaataaatcCTAATTGACTTTTTTTGTACAACATTGGTACagaagatccccttattgtatgggacactttcaaatgtacttttagagGACATTCAATACAATACTCATCATTAAAACTAAAGCAGTTTAGGTCAAAAGAGATTAGACTAATAAAGGAAATAGAGGAAGTAACAGCGCAGGTAGATGGTAATGGAAACTGTACtatagagtagaggtcgaccgattatgatttttcaacgccgataccgattattagaggacccaaaaaagccgataccgattaatcgaccgatttttttt
This genomic interval carries:
- the LOC120019297 gene encoding zinc transporter 2-like, which produces MTSCQISKAGCSFPESKEDYPNFPFENGDATGATKLKKQPVGTHCHGNKAVSEENHDKLLAKKKLYVASIVCLIFMIGEVIGGYLAHSLAIMTDAAHLLTDFGSMMVSLFSLWISSRPPTKTMTFGWHRSEILGALVSVMSIWIVTGVLVYLAIERIVRNDYEINSQAMLITSGCAVIVNIIMAYILHHSTTFHAQGSGYQQIDENGQSPVGHSHSHMSHSHSHVGHGHSHALLGHGHGNTSVRAAFIHVLGDLLQSVGVLVAAIVIFFRPEYKVADPICTFLFSVFVLGTTITILRDVFRILMEGAPKGIEFDSVKEVLLSLKMVKSMHNLRVWALTAGQTLVSVHVAIEKNADPQSVLKEATEILQTKFGFYSTTIQVEFYSDDMAYCTHCQDPMG